Proteins found in one Panicum hallii strain FIL2 chromosome 4, PHallii_v3.1, whole genome shotgun sequence genomic segment:
- the LOC112890792 gene encoding protein ENHANCED DISEASE RESISTANCE 2-like has product MCPTTPDRANKAAAGSGDRNWREEAAAAGSLRQVDLDRGTNGWASPPGDLFHLRARGYFSGGGGKRGKAPSAAEWLLRPAGVDWLRSHARLDHVLARDDNPVAAAFRRARLRKDPTAHFLLAVNLQVPGRPDAYSAVFYFAAEAPIPPDSLLGRFVHGDDAYRNARFKIANRIVKGPWIVRATVGNYAACLLGRALTCRYHKGDDYLEIDVDIGSSAIASAILHLALGAVTAVTIDMGFLVESQSEEELPERLFGAVRIAQMEMGAAKYVELPPDEAMPETAGRAGAGFRVSSAKVVNHSHQQEHAGGKVGRSMSLPERESGGK; this is encoded by the exons ATGTGCCCGACCACGCCCGATCGCGCCAATaaggccgccgccggctccggcGACAGGAACTGGCGGGAggaggccgcggccgccggctcgCTGCGCCAGGTCGACCTCGACCGGGGCACCAACGGCTGGGCCTCGCCGCCGGGGGACCTCTTCCACCTGCGCGCGCGGGGCTACTTCTCCGGCGGGGGCGGCAAGCGCGGCAAGGCGCCGTCCGCCGCGGAGTGGCTGCTCCGCCCCGCCGGCGTCGACTGGCTCCGCTCCCACGCCCGGCTCGACCACGTGCTCGCCCGCGACGACAaccccgtcgccgccgccttccgACGCGCGCGCCTCAGGAAGGACCCTACCGCGCACTTCCTCCTCGCCGTCAATCTCCAG GTGCCGGGCCGGCCGGACGCGTACAGCGCGGTGTTCTACTTCGCGGCGGAGGCGCCCATCCCGCCGGACTCGCTGCTCGGCCGCTTCGTCCACGGCGACGACGCCTACCGCAACGCGCGCTTCAAGATAGCCAACCGCATCGTCAAGGGCCCCTGGATCGTCCGCGCCACCGTCGGCAACTACGCCGCGTGCCTCCTCGGCCGCGCCCTCACCTGCCGCTACCACAAGGGCGACGACTACCTCGAGATCGACGTCGACATCGGCAGCTCGGCGATCGCCAGCGCCATCCTGCACCTCGCGCTCGGCGCCGTCACGGCGGTGACCATCGACATGGGGTTCCTCGTCGAGTCCCAGTCCGAGGAGGAGCTGCCGGAGAGGCTATTCGGCGCCGTGCGCATCGCGCAGATGGAGATGGGCGCGGCAAAGTATGTGGAGCTGCCGCCCGATGAGGCGATGCCTGAGACAGCCGGCAGGGCTGGGGCGGGGTTCAGGGTCAGCTCGGCCAAGGTAGTCAATCATAGCCACCAACAAGAACACGCCGGCGGCAAGGTCGGCAGGTCGATGAGTCTCCCGGAGCGAGAGAGTGGAG GAAAATAG
- the LOC112891080 gene encoding exocyst complex component EXO70A1-like — translation MGADREEAEARLLAARQALRAGVDRSRALGRALARDAARVEGIRARLPAMEASARPIRAPPEALAAAGRDIDRALGPAAAVLKVFDAVHGLEAALLARGSLAGDLPGYLAVLAQLEAALRLLADNCGLAAQWLADIVAYLGERDLADPRFVADLTEQLERLKKDHSAGLDAGLLAAALGILEAEFRRLLAEHSAPLAMKEPDSSSPASVVPSRIPASVVHKLSLILDRLAANGRLDRCSAAYADARGDTVGASLRALGLDYLKETSEDAQALSPSVERWGRHLEFAVHHLLEAERKLCVAVFERRPEAMPSCFAEIAARAGILDFLKFGRALADTRKDPIKLLRLLDVFDSLNKLRLDFNRLFGGKACAEIQSRTRELVKVVVDGSVEIFEELLVQVELQRNMPPPVDGGVPRLVSFVAKYCNQLLVEPYRSVLTQVITIHRSWRKEAFDDKMLVDAVLNIVRTLEINFETWSKAYGDTTLSCLFMMNIHWHFFKHLKGTKLGELLGDAWLREHEQYKDYFSAVFLRESWGTLAPLLSREGLIMFSKGQATARDLVKQRLKSFNANFDEMFQKQSTWVISDRDLQQKTCHLVVQAIVPIYRSFMQNYGPLVEQDISSSKYVKYSAEDLDKMLNTLFLPKPGRPRRAGSFQIKHSGDKITSAMTGLYRSASTLK, via the coding sequence ATGGGGGCGGAccgggaggaggcggaggcgcggctGCTGGCGGCGCGCCAGGCGCTGCGCGCCGGGGTGGACCGGTCGCGCGCGCTGggccgcgcgctcgcgcgcgacGCGGCGCGGGTGGAGGGGATCCGGGCGCGCCTCCCCGCGATGGAGGCCTCGGCGCGCCCGATccgcgcgccgcccgaggcgctcgcggcggccggccgcgaCATCGACCGCGCgctcggccccgccgccgccgtgctcaaGGTCTTCGACGCCGTGCACGGGCTTGAGGCCGCGCTCCTCGCGCGCGGCTCGCTCGCCGGGGACCTCCCGGGGTACCTCGCCGTGCTCGCGCAGCTCGAAGCCGCGCTCCGCCTGCTCGCCGACAACTGCGGCCTCGCCGCGCAGTGGCTCGCCGACATCGTCGCCTACCTCGGGGAGCGCGACCTCGCCGACCCCCGCTTCGTGGCCGACCTCACCGAGCAGCtcgagcggctcaagaaggacCACTCCGCCGGCCTGGACGCGGGGCTCCTGGCGGCCGCCCTCGGCATTCTCGAGGCCGAGTTCCGCCGGCTCCTCGCGGAGCACTCGGCGCCGCTTGCTATGAAGGAGCCCGACAGCTCCAGCCCGGCGTCCGTCGTGCCTTCTCGGATCCCCGCCTCCGTTGTGCACAAGCTCAGCCTAATCCTCGACCGCCTCGCCGCGAACGGGCGGCTTGACCGCTGCTCCGCTGCGTATGCCGACGCGCGTGGGGATACCGTGGGCGCCAGCCTCCGTGCGCTGGGCCTCGATTACTTGAAGGAGACATCAGAGGACGCGCAGGCGCTCAGCCCGAGCGTCGAGCGTTGGGGTCGGCATTTGGAGTTCGCGGTGCACCACCTCCTGGAAGCTGAGAGGAAGCTCTGTGTAGCGGTGTTTGAGCGGCGGCCCGAGGCCATGCCATCGTGCTTTGCTGAGATTGCTGCTCGTGCTGGCATCCTTGATTTCCTCAAGTTTGGCCGTGCGCTCGCTGATACCAGGAAGGACCCTATCAAGCTATTGCGGTTGCTTGACGTGTTTGATTCTTTGAATAAGCTGAGGCTGGACTTCAACCGTTTGTTTGGTGGAAAGGCTTGTGCAGAGATCCAGAGCCGGACAAGGGAGCTTGTCAAGGTGGTGGTGGATGGTTCTGTTGAGATTTTTGAGGAATTGCTTGTGCAGGTCGAGCTGCAGCGCAATATGCCGCCGCCAGTTGACGGTGGAGTGCCTCGCCTGGTGAGCTTTGTTGCCAAATACTGCAACCAGCTCCTCGTGGAGCCGTATCGGTCTGTGCTGACACAGGTGATCACCATCCACCGCAGCTGGCGCAAGGAAGCGTTTGATGACAAGATGCTTGTTGACGCGGTGCTTAATATCGTTAGGACACTTGAGATCAACTTCGAGACATGGTCAAAAGCTTATGGAGATACGACGCTGTCGTGTCTCTTCATGATGAACATACACTGGCACTTCTTCAAACACCTGAAGGGTACTAAGCTGGGTGAGCTCTTAGGCGATGCATGGCTCCGGGAACATGAGCAGTACAAGGATTACTTCTCAGCAGTGTTTCTGCGGGAGAGCTGGGGAACACTTGCACCCCTGTTGAGCAGGGAGGGGCTGATCATGTTCTCCAAGGGCCAGGCTACTGCAAGAGATTTAGTGAAGCAGAGGCTCAAATCGTTCAATGCTAACTTTGATGAGATGTTTCAAAAGCAGTCTACATGGGTGATATCAGATAGGGATTTGCAGCAGAAGACATGCCACCTTGTGGTGCAGGCTATAGTGCCTATTTACCGGAGCTTCATGCAGAACTATGGGCCGCTTGTTGAGCAGGACATCAGTTCGAGCAAGTATGTGAAGTACAGTGCTGAAGATCTGGATAAGATGCTCAACACACTCTTCCTGCCCAAGCCAGGCAGACCAAGGAGAGCTGGAAGCTTCCAGATCAAACATTCAGGTGACAAGATTACCAGCGCAATGACAGGATTGTATCGGAGTGCTTCCACTCTGAAGTAG